One window of Tenacibaculum maritimum NCIMB 2154 genomic DNA carries:
- a CDS encoding OmpA family protein, whose product MKHYILIFVALLVTTFSFGQRKYAADRYFKEYSYKKASELYKKLYEGGDRSQLVLERLGDCHYLNSETNEASHWYGELLSKYASSVSPEYLFKYAQSLKSNGEQSLSDSWMLKFNALQKEDSRGGELLSNKDYFSAYTNKPETYLNVHNLSSNTKYSDFGGFIQGNKLYYASSKAVGGNPKLYKWNKQPYLNLYESSMKLDELMGDSSDILEVEETVSIKSPIATGYHESNAILTKDGRTMYFTRNNYDGKRLHKDKKRTSRLKIYKSVLKEGVWSTPEELPFNNASYSVGHPALSVDEQTLYFVSDMPGGLGSSDIYKVSIEASGGYGKPENLGRPVNTEGREMFPFIGSDQTLYFSSDGHLGLGLLDVFESKKENGVYTKPENLGSPINSNRDDFSFVLNQGLDKGFFSSNRDGGKGDDDIYSFLIYECVQGISGEVRDLRTGVVLAEAMVKLIDESGSIIASQQTDSNGVYTFEQVSCKSNYVVVAEQSDYKSAQEAVATSGKRSGIQEVDLGLVPLIVEDQIVIKPIYFDFDKWDIREDAEYELEHIVSVMNNHPNMVIRIESHTDSRGSKGYNRRLSDKRAKSTRDYLISRGIEGSRIASAIGYGEDQLLNHCDDAHRNKCSEEEHQLNRRSYFYIVKK is encoded by the coding sequence ATGAAACACTATATATTAATATTCGTTGCCTTATTGGTAACCACGTTTAGTTTTGGTCAGCGAAAATATGCTGCGGACCGGTATTTTAAAGAATACTCTTATAAAAAAGCCTCAGAATTATATAAGAAGTTATATGAAGGAGGAGATCGATCACAATTAGTTTTGGAACGTTTAGGAGATTGCCATTACCTTAATTCAGAAACGAATGAAGCATCACATTGGTATGGAGAGTTATTAAGCAAGTATGCGTCCAGTGTATCTCCGGAGTATTTGTTTAAATATGCTCAAAGTTTAAAGAGTAATGGGGAGCAATCTTTATCAGATAGTTGGATGTTAAAGTTTAATGCATTACAAAAGGAAGATAGTCGTGGAGGAGAGCTATTGAGTAATAAAGATTATTTTTCAGCTTATACCAATAAGCCAGAGACTTATTTGAATGTGCATAATTTATCAAGTAATACGAAGTACTCTGACTTTGGAGGTTTTATTCAAGGAAATAAGCTTTATTATGCATCTTCTAAGGCGGTTGGAGGCAATCCGAAGTTGTATAAATGGAATAAACAACCTTATTTGAACCTATATGAATCGTCGATGAAGCTGGATGAATTAATGGGTGATTCGAGTGATATTCTAGAGGTTGAAGAAACGGTTTCAATAAAATCACCAATAGCAACGGGATACCATGAATCAAATGCGATCTTAACCAAAGATGGTCGCACAATGTATTTTACGCGAAATAACTATGATGGAAAGCGTTTGCATAAAGATAAAAAACGAACGTCTCGTTTAAAGATTTATAAATCGGTATTAAAAGAGGGAGTTTGGAGTACTCCGGAGGAACTTCCTTTTAATAATGCGTCTTATTCCGTAGGGCATCCAGCATTAAGTGTAGATGAACAAACGTTGTATTTTGTATCAGACATGCCTGGAGGATTAGGATCTTCAGATATTTATAAAGTATCTATAGAAGCATCAGGAGGATATGGGAAACCAGAAAATTTAGGAAGACCAGTTAATACAGAAGGTAGAGAGATGTTTCCATTTATAGGATCAGACCAAACGTTGTATTTTTCGTCAGATGGGCATTTGGGCTTAGGGTTATTGGATGTATTTGAGAGCAAGAAAGAAAATGGAGTTTATACAAAACCGGAGAATTTAGGAAGTCCAATTAATAGTAATCGGGATGATTTTTCATTTGTATTGAACCAAGGTTTAGATAAAGGATTCTTTTCCTCTAACCGTGATGGAGGAAAGGGAGATGATGATATTTATAGTTTTTTAATTTATGAATGTGTTCAAGGAATTTCTGGAGAGGTAAGAGACTTACGAACAGGAGTAGTTTTAGCAGAAGCAATGGTGAAGCTCATTGATGAATCAGGGTCGATCATAGCGAGTCAGCAAACCGATTCGAATGGAGTATATACTTTTGAACAGGTTTCGTGTAAATCGAATTATGTAGTTGTAGCAGAGCAGTCAGATTATAAATCAGCACAAGAGGCAGTGGCTACTAGTGGTAAACGATCGGGAATACAAGAAGTAGATTTAGGATTAGTTCCATTAATAGTGGAGGATCAAATAGTAATTAAACCTATTTATTTTGATTTTGACAAGTGGGATATTCGAGAGGATGCGGAGTATGAGTTAGAGCATATTGTATCAGTAATGAATAACCACCCGAATATGGTGATAAGGATAGAATCGCATACAGATAGTCGAGGGTCTAAGGGGTATAACCGAAGACTGTCAGATAAGAGAGCTAAATCAACCCGAGATTATTTAATTTCACGAGGTATTGAGGGTTCAAGAATAGCGAGTGCAATAGGATATGGCGAAGATCAATTATTAAATCATTGTGATGACGCACATAGAAATAAGTGTAGTGAAGAAGAACATCAACTAAATCGAAGATCTTATTTTTATATAGTTAAGAAATAG
- a CDS encoding DUF11 domain-containing protein gives MKRIVIILLFFINIINIKIYSQTGPGGVGANDGTSNLKVWLRADDINGDGNLSNNPVVGTKISVWNDYSGNANHYTNASTVESPTHTLGVFNAINFDAAAASVQFLNANVGGTYIDASTFFALNPANIGPSNSLFDNGSYSLRSRQWSNTNRIGYTRYGAADYTSTLAPSFGNNAIISYHKQATATNMELYLNNNTSTINVGITGAGIPYDRIGRNSPGADRASGDFYEVILYNSSLSMAERLIVENYLSAKYGSILIVDNIYNEDEDGDFDHKVAGIGQALDGTNHIDSQGTGIVRINTPNDLQNNEFLLWGEDVENSDYSFSIVAPVNKRHRIHTKWRVSERGDVGTVTFSVKASDINLAGVPAGVLKLVRSTVSDFSTVAQEYNLALSGGVYSATVSFNDNDFFTIEMVPTVDLSLVKKVTNALPKVGDTIIYTLTLKNSGPQEATGVKIRDQLPVGLQYNAGASTISSGTYDAVSGEWDLSGVSIGTGQTVTIQIAAVINSPGVITNTTEVISVDQEDIDAIPNNGN, from the coding sequence ATGAAAAGAATAGTAATAATATTGCTCTTTTTTATAAATATTATTAATATAAAAATATACTCTCAGACAGGGCCTGGGGGAGTGGGAGCTAATGATGGAACTTCTAATCTTAAGGTATGGCTACGAGCAGATGATATTAATGGAGATGGAAACCTTTCTAATAACCCTGTCGTAGGAACAAAAATAAGTGTTTGGAATGATTATAGTGGAAATGCTAACCATTATACCAATGCTAGTACAGTGGAGTCTCCAACACATACGCTTGGTGTTTTTAATGCCATAAATTTTGATGCTGCTGCGGCTTCTGTACAATTTTTAAATGCAAATGTAGGAGGAACTTATATAGATGCAAGTACTTTTTTTGCACTAAATCCTGCAAATATTGGACCAAGTAATTCCTTGTTTGATAATGGAAGCTATTCACTTCGGTCTAGGCAATGGAGTAATACTAATAGGATAGGATATACCAGATATGGAGCGGCGGATTATACCTCAACATTAGCACCTTCATTTGGTAATAATGCTATCATTTCTTATCATAAACAAGCAACAGCAACAAATATGGAGTTGTACTTAAATAATAATACAAGTACAATTAATGTGGGAATTACTGGGGCAGGAATCCCTTATGATAGAATAGGAAGAAACTCGCCCGGAGCTGATAGAGCGAGTGGTGATTTCTACGAAGTAATATTATACAATAGTAGCTTGTCTATGGCTGAGCGACTTATTGTAGAAAACTACTTAAGTGCCAAATATGGTAGTATTCTTATCGTAGATAATATTTATAATGAAGATGAGGATGGTGATTTTGATCATAAAGTAGCAGGAATTGGTCAGGCATTGGATGGAACAAATCATATAGATTCACAAGGAACAGGAATTGTGAGAATAAATACTCCTAATGATTTACAAAATAATGAGTTTTTATTATGGGGAGAAGATGTTGAAAATTCAGATTATAGTTTTTCTATAGTTGCACCTGTAAATAAGAGGCATAGGATACATACAAAATGGCGTGTTAGCGAAAGAGGTGATGTAGGTACTGTTACTTTTTCTGTGAAAGCGAGCGATATCAATCTTGCAGGAGTTCCGGCAGGAGTGTTAAAGCTAGTACGTAGCACGGTATCTGATTTTAGCACTGTAGCTCAAGAGTATAATTTAGCTTTATCAGGAGGAGTATATTCTGCAACAGTATCCTTTAATGATAATGATTTTTTTACTATTGAAATGGTACCTACAGTAGATTTAAGCTTGGTAAAAAAGGTTACAAATGCGCTTCCAAAGGTAGGGGATACTATTATTTATACATTGACACTAAAAAATAGTGGCCCTCAAGAGGCTACTGGTGTAAAAATAAGAGACCAGCTTCCTGTTGGGCTGCAATATAATGCAGGAGCTTCTACAATCTCCTCAGGAACATATGATGCAGTCTCAGGTGAATGGGA